One Malaclemys terrapin pileata isolate rMalTer1 chromosome 21, rMalTer1.hap1, whole genome shotgun sequence DNA window includes the following coding sequences:
- the TXNIP gene encoding thioredoxin-interacting protein encodes MVVFKKIKTFEIVFSEPDKVFCSGEKVAGRVLVEVTETTRVSSVKVLACGEAKVVWIKGPQQCKQEMEYLRYEDVLTLDDHPTDEDGSVILRPGNKYEYKFGFELPQGPLGTSFKGKYGCVDYWVKAFLDRPSCHTQEIKQHFEVMDPVDVNTPDLMSPVAAKKDKKVSCLFIPDGHVSVSARIDRKGFCEGDDISINADFENICSRIVVPKAAIVSKHTYLANGQTKVLTQKLSCVRGNPIISGMSESWRGKTLRVKKIKPSILGCNILRVEYFLQIYASVPGSKKILLELPLVIGSRSGFASRSSSMASQTSSEMSWVDLNIPDAPEAPPCYLDIVSEDHRLESPTAPLLDDLDSSFDSPIFMYAPEFKFMPPPTYTEVDPCNANNNVQ; translated from the exons ATGGTGGTGTTCAAGAAGATCAAGACCTTCGAGATCGTCTTCAGCGAGCCCGACAAGGTCTTCTGCAGTGGAGAGAAGGTCGCCGGCCGTGTGCTGGTGGAAGTGACCGAAACCACCCGGGTTAGCTCAGTTAAAGTGCTGGCTTGTGGGGAGGCCAAAGTGGTCTGGATCAAGGGACCCCAACAATGCAAGCAGGAGATGGAGTACCTGCGCTATGAAGATGTCCTCACCTTGGATGATCATCCCACTG ATGAGGATGGCTCTGTGATCTTGAGACCTGGCAACAAATATGAATACAAATTTGGATTTGAGCTTCCCCAGGG GCCTCTGGGGACCTCATTCAAAGGGAAGTATGGCTGTGTGGATTACTGGGTTAAGGCTTTCTTGGATCGCCCATCCTGTCACACTCAGGAGATAAAGCAGCACTTTGAGGTCATGGATCCCGTTGATGTCAACACTCCAGACTTAATG TCGCCAGTTGCTGCCAAGAAAGACAAGAAGGTTTCCTGCTTGTTCATTCCTGATGGGCATGTGTCTGTCAGTGCCAGGATTGACCGAAAAGGATTCTGTGAAG GTGATGATATCTCCATAAATGCAGACTTTGAGAACATCTGCTCCCGGATCGTGGTACCCAAAGCAGCCATTGTTTCCAAGCATACCTACTTGGCAAACGGGCAGACCAAGGTTTTGACCCAGAAACTTTCCTGCGTCCGAGGCaaccccatcatctcgggcatgtCTGAGAGCTGGCGGGGTAAAACTCTCCGGGTCAAGAAGATCAAACCATCCATCCTGGGCTGCAATATCTTGCGTGTGGAGTACTTCTTGCAG ATCTATGCCAGCGTCCCCGGCTCCAAGAAGATCCTTCTGGAGCTGCCTCTCGTCATCGGTAGCAGATCTGGGTTTGCCAGCCGCAGCTCCAGCATGGCTAGCCAGACTAGCTCTGAAATGAGCTGGGTGGACCTCAATATCCCTGATGCTCCAGAAG CGCCTCCATGCTACCTGGACATCGTATCTGAGGATCACCGCCTGGAGAGCCCCACCGCTCCCCTTCTGGATGATCTTGACAGTTCCTTCGACAGTCCTATCTTCATGTATGCCCCAGAGTTCAAGTTCATGCCTCCTCCCACTTACACAGAG GTTGATCCCTGCAATGCTAACAACAATGTGCAGTGA
- the HJV gene encoding hemojuvelin — translation MGKSACSTSPQQLEGTCFILRALFLLLFCGHACCQCKILRCNADYVAATLNLRGSNKDVAYCNALRSYSHCTRKTARTCRGDLVYHSAVHGIEDLMIQHNCSKEGPTSPPRPRPPAPNHQGFESLDICNYEKSFLYKHGQPPTYQHCAAFGDPHVRTFHDEFHTCRVEGSWPLLDNNYLFVQATSYPVAKSSNATATGKLTIIFKNMKECIDQKVYQAEIDNLPAAFEDGSVNGGERPGGSSLTIQERAPGQHVEIRAAYIGTTIAVRQAGRQLSFSIRAAKEVAQAFTEEQDLQLCVGGCPPSQRISRSECHHTGIAAETARLLCKEKLPVEDVYFQSCVFDVVTSGDANFTLAARGALEDAKMFHPDAEKLHIFQTGAGCRLISLPFLLVIVTSNLLAIQLCF, via the exons ATGGGGAAGTCAGCCTGCAGTACGAGCCCACAGCAACTGGAAGGCACCTGCTTCATCCTCAGAgcactcttcctcctcctcttctgcgGGCATG cttgctGCCAATGTAAGATCCTGCGCTGCAACGCCGACTACGTGGCCGCCACCCTCAACCTGCGCGGCTCCAACAAGGACGTGGCTTACTGCAACGCCCTGCGCTCCTACTCCCACTGCACCCGCAAGACGGCCCGGACCTGCCGGGGCGACCTGGTCTACCACTCTGCCGTCCACGGCATCGAGGATCTCATGATCCAGCACAACTGCTCCAAGGAAGGCCCCACCTCGcctccccggccccgcccgccGGCCCCCAACCACCAGGGCTTTGAGTCCCTGGACATCTGCAACTACGAGAAGAGCTTCCTCTACAAGCATGGCCAGCCCCCCACCTACCAGCACTGCGCGGCCTTCGGGGACCCTCACGTCCGCACCTTCCATGATGAGTTCCACACCTGCCGCGTGGAGGGCTCCTGGCCTCTCCTGGACAATAACTACTTGTTTGTGCAGGCAACTAGCTACCCGGTGGCAAAGAGTTCCAACGCGACAGCCACCGGCAAG CTCACGATCATATTTAAGAACATGAAGGAATGCATCGACCAGAAGGTCTACCAGGCCGAAATAGACAACCTGCCGGCTGCCTTTGAGGATGGCTCGGTGAACGGTGGCGAGAGGCCGGGGGGGAGCAGCCTGACCATCCAGGAACGTGCGCCCGGGCAGCACGTGGAGATCCGGGCTGCCTACATCGGCACCACCATCGCCGTGCGCCAGGCAGGCCGGCAGCTATCCTTCTCCATCCGGGCAGCCAAGGAGGTGGCGCAGGCCTTCACCGAAGAGCAGGACCTGCAACTCTGTGTGGGTGGCTGCCCGCCCAGCCAGCGCATCTCCCGCAGCGAATGTCACCACACTGGGATTGCCGCTGAGACGGCGCGACTGCTGTGCAAGGAGAAGCTGCCGGTGGAGGACGTCTACTTCCAGTCGTGCGTCTTTGATGTGGTAACCTCGGGCGATGCCAATTTCACCCTGGCCGCACGTGGTGCTCTGGAGGACGCAAAGATGTTCCACCCAGATGCTGAGAAACTGCACATCTTCCAGACTGGGGCGGGCTGCCGTCTCATCTCCTTACCCTTCCTCCTTGTCATCGTCACCTCTAACCTCTTGGCTATTCAGTTGTGCTTTTAA